A section of the Mycobacterium sp. 3519A genome encodes:
- a CDS encoding cutinase family protein, whose product MSVIGRVVGAAAIAVSTVCGSVISSAGAAAAPCPDVEVIFARGTFEPAGVGGTGQAFVDALSSRLAGKSVDVYPVNYPASLDFATASDGVVDASNKVRDVANSCPDTKIVLGGYSQGAAVVAYTTVDSVPNGFALPAGITGPMAPEVAKHVAAVALFGKPSSGFLQMIYTGAPPITVGALYTGKTIDLCIPEDNICSTTGTDNAAHNLYAVNGMTEQAADFAAQRVTSNGSRT is encoded by the coding sequence ATGAGCGTCATCGGTCGGGTTGTCGGTGCGGCCGCCATCGCGGTTTCGACGGTCTGCGGCAGTGTCATCAGTAGTGCGGGTGCGGCGGCGGCGCCCTGCCCCGACGTCGAAGTGATATTCGCCAGAGGCACTTTCGAGCCCGCGGGTGTCGGCGGGACGGGGCAGGCGTTCGTCGATGCGTTGAGCAGTCGGCTCGCCGGTAAGTCGGTCGACGTTTACCCGGTCAACTATCCGGCGTCGCTGGACTTCGCGACCGCCTCCGACGGTGTGGTCGACGCGAGCAACAAGGTTCGCGACGTCGCGAACAGTTGCCCGGACACCAAGATCGTGCTCGGCGGCTACTCACAAGGAGCGGCGGTCGTCGCGTACACGACCGTCGATTCGGTGCCGAACGGTTTCGCGCTTCCCGCGGGCATCACCGGGCCGATGGCTCCGGAAGTGGCCAAGCACGTCGCGGCGGTGGCGTTGTTCGGCAAGCCCTCGAGCGGTTTCCTGCAGATGATCTACACCGGGGCGCCGCCCATCACGGTCGGGGCGCTGTACACGGGCAAGACCATCGACCTGTGCATCCCCGAGGACAACATCTGCTCGACGACCGGGACCGACAACGCCGCGCACAACCTGTACGCGGTCAACGGCATGACGGAGCAAGCCGCTGACTTCGCCGCCCAA
- a CDS encoding S9 family peptidase — protein sequence MAERVTFLSSTGPALAGTIDRPAGEPRGWGVFSHGFTLGKDSPAAARICKQLAEDGIGMLRFDALGLGDSEGDWGDGSFTVKVNDVIRACEYMAEQGTPADILVGHSFGGAAVIAAARQCPGVSAVATIGAPMDPSHAEQQYDAVIDQVLSEGSAQWMVGGRCLTLKRAFVEDVRAAALHDKIRGLKMPLLILHSPTDNTVGIANASEIFRTARHPRSFVSLEGSEHLLTGPGQARRAARIIGAWADAYLG from the coding sequence ATGGCCGAGCGTGTCACCTTCCTCAGCTCGACGGGGCCCGCTCTGGCAGGCACCATCGACCGGCCCGCCGGCGAGCCGCGCGGCTGGGGCGTCTTCTCGCACGGATTCACCCTCGGCAAGGACTCGCCCGCAGCGGCGCGCATCTGCAAGCAGCTCGCCGAGGACGGCATCGGCATGCTCCGCTTCGACGCCCTTGGGCTCGGCGATTCGGAGGGTGATTGGGGCGACGGGTCGTTCACCGTGAAGGTCAACGACGTGATCCGGGCGTGCGAGTACATGGCCGAACAGGGCACACCCGCCGACATTCTCGTCGGCCATTCCTTCGGCGGTGCCGCGGTGATCGCCGCTGCGCGACAGTGTCCCGGGGTGTCCGCGGTGGCCACCATCGGCGCGCCGATGGACCCTTCCCACGCCGAACAGCAATATGACGCGGTGATCGACCAGGTGCTGTCCGAGGGCAGCGCGCAGTGGATGGTCGGCGGGCGCTGCCTGACCCTGAAGCGGGCGTTCGTTGAGGACGTCCGCGCGGCGGCGCTGCACGACAAGATCCGCGGCCTGAAGATGCCGCTGCTGATCCTGCACTCCCCGACCGACAACACCGTCGGCATCGCCAACGCCAGCGAGATCTTCCGCACCGCGCGTCATCCGCGCAGCTTCGTCTCCCTTGAAGGATCCGAACACCTGCTGACCGGTCCTGGGCAGGCGCGCCGCGCCGCGCGGATCATCGGCGCATGGGCCGACGCCTATCTCGGGTAG
- a CDS encoding CoA ester lyase, translated as MSEQVTTDAPDPADVGSRIDPVLARSWLLVNGAQADRFQAAAHSRADIVVLDIEDAVAPKDKTAARDNVVQWLAAGNSDWVRINGFGTPWWADDLKALAGTSVGGVMLAMVESVDHVTETAKRLAGVPIVALVETARGLERITEIAAAKGTFRLAFGIGDFRRDTGFGDDPATLAYTRSRFTIAAKAAHLPSAIDGPTIGSNPLKLIEATAVSVEFGMTGKICLNPDQCAVVNEGLSPSQDEIAWAKEFFADFERDGGEIRNGSDLPRIARATKILELARSYGIEVSHFDDEPVHMPAPSDTYHY; from the coding sequence ATGTCTGAACAGGTCACCACCGATGCGCCGGACCCGGCCGACGTCGGTTCGCGTATCGATCCGGTTCTCGCGAGGAGCTGGCTGCTGGTGAACGGCGCGCAGGCTGACCGGTTCCAGGCCGCCGCTCACTCACGCGCCGACATCGTCGTACTGGACATCGAGGACGCGGTCGCGCCGAAGGACAAGACCGCCGCACGCGACAACGTCGTGCAGTGGCTCGCGGCAGGCAACTCCGACTGGGTGCGGATCAACGGGTTCGGCACGCCGTGGTGGGCCGACGATCTGAAGGCCCTCGCAGGCACCTCCGTCGGCGGCGTCATGCTGGCGATGGTCGAATCGGTCGACCACGTCACCGAGACGGCGAAGCGGCTGGCAGGCGTGCCGATCGTGGCGCTGGTCGAGACGGCCCGCGGGTTGGAGCGCATCACCGAGATCGCGGCGGCCAAGGGCACCTTCCGGCTCGCGTTCGGCATCGGCGACTTCCGTCGCGACACCGGCTTCGGGGACGACCCGGCCACGTTGGCCTACACGCGGTCCCGGTTCACGATCGCCGCCAAGGCCGCGCATCTGCCCAGCGCGATCGACGGGCCGACCATCGGCTCGAATCCACTGAAGCTCATCGAGGCGACTGCGGTGTCGGTGGAGTTCGGGATGACCGGCAAGATCTGCCTGAACCCCGACCAGTGCGCCGTCGTCAACGAGGGACTGTCCCCGTCGCAGGACGAAATAGCGTGGGCGAAGGAGTTTTTCGCGGACTTCGAGCGCGACGGCGGAGAGATCCGCAACGGGTCCGACCTGCCGCGCATCGCCAGGGCCACCAAGATCCTGGAGCTGGCCCGCTCGTACGGCATCGAGGTGTCGCATTTCGACGACGAGCCGGTGCACATGCCTGCGCCGTCCGACACCTACCACTACTAG
- a CDS encoding YdiU family protein, which yields MTVPWKAEEPPEPRLLILNDQLAADLGLDAAWLQTPDGVRFLAGVAVPEGATPVAQAYAGHQFGGYVPRLGDGRALLLGEIARPDGALRDVALKGSGATPFARAGDGLAAVGPMLREYLISEAMHALGIPTTRSLAVVGTGRDVIRETPLPGALLVRVASSHLRVGSFQYAANAGDVDLVRRLAEHAIARHHPAAAEAANPYRALFEAVVAAQASLVAQWMCVGFVHGVMNTDNMTISGETIDYGPCAFMEAYDPATVFSSIDSWGRYAYGQQPAVAAWNLARFAETLLPLFADDADHAVTLAQESLDGFRSRYTAAMTTGMLAKLGLRDVDDEVAVPLLTELLDQLEQSRVDHTSFYRHLGRAARGDTEPARGLFVDLARFDGWLARWRALGPDAESMDRVNPVYIPRNHLVEEALSAATAGDLDPLGRLLDAVTAPYDERPGLERYAEPAPDDFGSSYRTFCGT from the coding sequence ATGACGGTGCCCTGGAAAGCCGAGGAGCCACCCGAGCCCCGCCTGCTGATCCTCAACGACCAGTTGGCCGCCGATCTGGGTCTGGACGCGGCATGGCTGCAGACGCCTGACGGCGTGCGGTTCCTGGCCGGCGTCGCGGTACCCGAGGGCGCCACCCCCGTCGCGCAGGCGTACGCCGGCCATCAGTTCGGCGGGTACGTCCCGCGCCTTGGTGACGGACGCGCACTGCTGCTCGGCGAGATCGCGCGGCCCGACGGTGCGCTTCGCGATGTCGCGCTCAAGGGGTCGGGCGCCACTCCGTTCGCCAGGGCCGGCGACGGCCTGGCGGCAGTCGGCCCGATGCTGCGCGAGTACCTCATCAGCGAGGCGATGCACGCGCTCGGGATCCCGACCACCCGGTCGCTGGCGGTCGTCGGAACCGGTCGCGACGTGATCAGGGAGACCCCGTTGCCGGGCGCGCTGCTGGTCCGGGTGGCGAGCAGCCATCTGCGGGTCGGCAGCTTTCAATACGCCGCCAACGCCGGGGATGTCGACCTGGTGCGCCGGTTGGCCGAGCACGCCATCGCCAGGCATCATCCGGCCGCGGCGGAGGCGGCCAATCCGTATCGCGCGCTGTTCGAGGCGGTGGTCGCGGCGCAGGCGTCGCTGGTCGCGCAGTGGATGTGCGTCGGCTTCGTGCACGGGGTGATGAACACCGACAACATGACCATCTCCGGCGAGACCATCGACTACGGGCCGTGCGCGTTCATGGAGGCCTACGACCCGGCCACGGTGTTCAGCTCGATCGACAGCTGGGGCCGCTACGCGTACGGGCAGCAGCCCGCGGTCGCGGCGTGGAACCTCGCCCGGTTCGCCGAGACGCTGCTGCCGCTGTTCGCCGACGACGCCGACCACGCGGTCACGCTTGCCCAGGAGTCACTCGACGGGTTCCGCAGTCGGTACACGGCGGCGATGACGACGGGCATGCTGGCGAAGCTCGGGCTGCGCGACGTCGACGACGAGGTGGCCGTCCCGCTGCTCACCGAACTGCTCGACCAACTCGAGCAGAGCCGCGTCGACCACACGTCGTTCTACCGACACCTGGGACGGGCGGCCCGCGGCGACACCGAGCCCGCGCGTGGCCTGTTCGTCGACCTCGCCCGGTTCGACGGTTGGCTGGCGCGGTGGCGGGCGTTGGGCCCGGACGCCGAGTCGATGGACCGCGTCAACCCGGTGTACATCCCGCGCAATCACCTGGTCGAAGAGGCGTTGTCTGCGGCCACCGCCGGCGACCTCGATCCGCTGGGCCGGCTGCTCGACGCCGTCACCGCGCCGTACGACGAACGGCCCGGTCTCGAGCGCTACGCCGAACCGGCGCCCGACGACTTCGGGTCGTCCTACCGGACGTTCTGCGGCACCTAG
- a CDS encoding mycobacterial-type methylenetetrahydrofolate reductase has protein sequence MTLNTVAFELVPPNADLGPEQAVEEARKVVRFAKETGIDDRIGHVMIPGMIEEDEDRPIEMKPRMDVLDFWNVIKPELPGLKGLCTQVTAFMDESALRHRLTNLRDAGFDGIAFVGVPRTMNDGEGSGVAPTDALSIYTELVPNRGAILIPTRDGEHGRFNFKCDQGATYGMTQLLYSDAIVGFLTEFAKTTDHRPEILLSFGFVPKVEARVGLINWLIQDPGNAAVADEQAFVTQLAETDPAQKRKMMVDLYKRVVDGVGGLGFPLSIHLEAAYGASAPAFETFAEMLDYWSPANG, from the coding sequence TTGACCCTCAACACCGTCGCGTTCGAGCTGGTACCCCCGAACGCCGATCTCGGCCCCGAACAGGCCGTGGAGGAAGCGCGCAAGGTGGTGCGCTTCGCCAAGGAGACCGGCATCGACGACCGGATCGGACACGTGATGATCCCCGGGATGATCGAGGAGGACGAGGACCGTCCCATCGAGATGAAGCCCCGGATGGACGTGTTGGACTTCTGGAACGTCATCAAACCCGAACTGCCCGGCCTGAAGGGGTTGTGCACTCAGGTCACCGCCTTCATGGACGAGTCCGCGCTGCGGCACCGGTTGACGAACCTGCGCGACGCGGGCTTCGACGGCATCGCGTTCGTCGGGGTGCCGCGCACGATGAACGACGGTGAGGGCTCGGGCGTCGCACCCACCGACGCGCTGTCGATCTACACCGAACTCGTGCCCAACCGTGGCGCCATCCTGATTCCGACCCGCGATGGCGAACACGGCCGGTTCAACTTCAAATGCGATCAGGGCGCGACGTACGGCATGACGCAGTTGCTGTACTCCGACGCGATCGTCGGCTTCCTCACCGAATTCGCCAAGACCACCGACCACCGGCCAGAGATACTGCTGTCCTTCGGGTTCGTGCCCAAGGTCGAGGCGCGCGTCGGGTTGATCAACTGGCTGATCCAGGACCCCGGCAACGCCGCGGTCGCCGACGAGCAGGCGTTCGTCACGCAGTTGGCGGAGACCGACCCGGCCCAGAAGCGCAAGATGATGGTCGACTTGTACAAGCGCGTCGTCGACGGCGTCGGCGGTCTGGGCTTCCCACTGAGCATCCACCTCGAAGCGGCGTACGGCGCGTCGGCGCCCGCCTTCGAGACGTTCGCGGAGATGCTCGACTACTGGTCACCCGCCAACGGCTAA
- the hrpA gene encoding ATP-dependent RNA helicase HrpA — MSEPSVSELRKRLDGLTIRDAARLGRRIKNLRGNVSPEKLSQIAEQFTAAEALVATRRAAVPTITYPDLPVSDRRDEIAKAIAEHQVVVVAGETGSGKTTQLPKICLELGRGIRGTIGHTQPRRLAARTVGQRIADELGTPLGDAVGYTVRFTDQASDRTLVKLMTDGILLAEMQRDRRLLRYDTLILDEAHERSLNIDFLLGYLRELLPRRPDLKVIVTSATIEPARFAAHFNDAPIVEVSGRTYPVEIRYRPLEVVLPSDADDDDPDDPDHEIVRTQMRDQTEAIVDAIHELESEPPGDVLVFLSGEREIRDTADALRDLKNTEVLPLYARLPTAEQQKVFAPHTGRRVVLATNVAETSLTVPGIRYVVDPGTARISRYSRRTKVQRLPIEPISQASAAQRAGRSGRVAPGVCIRLYSEEDFESRPQFTDPEILRTNLAAVILQMAALQLGDIEQFGFLDPPDKRSIRDGVLLLQELGAFDRDGAITDVGRRLARLPVDPRIGRMILQADTEGCVREVLVLAAALSIPDPRERPTDREEAARQKHARFADERSDFISYLNLWRYLREQRKERSGNAFRRMCREEFLHYLRIREWQDLVGQLRSIARDIGIRETDDDADPASIHAALTAGLLSHIGLREGDARDYTGARNTKFVLAPGSVLTRRPPRWVVVAELVETSRLYGRIAARIEPEGIEKIADHLVQRSYSEPHWEAERGAVMAFERVTLYGLPLVPRRRVNYAQIEPELARELFIRHALVEGDWRTRHHFFRDNARLREELEEIEERARRRDLIVGDDEIYAFYDARIPADVVSARHFDAWWKKQRHRTPDLLTLGRDDLLRTEDAADDRPDAWQAGDLSLPVSYKFEPGAEDDGITVHVPVEVLARLGGDEFAWHVPALREELVTALIRSLPKELRRNFVPAPDTARAVLASLEPGTEPLLQSLQRALQRLSGVLVPIGAFDLDKLPSHLRVTFAVESADGTEVARGKDLGALQDRLAAPTRQAVAAAVADGLERTGLRGWPDDLDELPRVIERHTSGHTVRGYPAFVDAGRAVDVRVFATQAEQDAAMGPGVRRLIRLTVASPVKMVERRLNPRTRLLLGSNPDGSLAALLDDCADAAVAALAPTPVSNRAEFTALAQRVAGALASATVDIVGRVEKVLTAANEVQVAIPAHPSQPQADAVADIRAQLDRLLTDGFVTATGASRLGDLARYLAAIGRRLERLPRDAAGDRDRMQRVHAVEDAYDELRQALSPARVAAEDVCDIGWMIEELRVSLWAQQLGTARPVSEQRIYRAIDAVTR, encoded by the coding sequence GTGTCCGAGCCGTCTGTCTCCGAACTTCGAAAGCGCCTCGACGGCCTGACAATCCGCGACGCCGCAAGGCTCGGCCGTCGGATCAAGAATCTGCGCGGCAACGTCAGCCCCGAGAAGCTGTCGCAGATCGCCGAGCAGTTCACCGCCGCCGAGGCGCTCGTGGCCACTCGCCGTGCCGCCGTACCGACGATCACCTATCCCGATCTGCCGGTCAGCGACCGGCGCGACGAGATCGCCAAGGCCATCGCCGAACACCAGGTCGTCGTCGTCGCGGGCGAAACCGGGTCGGGGAAGACGACCCAGCTGCCGAAGATCTGCCTGGAGTTGGGCCGCGGCATCCGCGGCACCATCGGGCACACCCAGCCGCGCCGGCTCGCCGCCCGCACCGTGGGGCAACGCATCGCCGACGAACTGGGCACCCCGCTCGGCGACGCCGTCGGCTACACGGTGCGCTTCACCGACCAGGCGAGCGACCGCACGCTGGTGAAGCTGATGACCGACGGCATCCTGCTCGCCGAGATGCAGCGCGACCGGCGGCTGCTGCGCTACGACACGCTGATCCTCGACGAAGCCCACGAGCGCAGCCTGAACATCGACTTCCTGCTCGGTTATCTGCGTGAGCTGCTGCCGCGGCGGCCTGACCTGAAAGTGATCGTCACGTCGGCGACCATCGAGCCTGCGCGGTTCGCGGCACACTTCAACGACGCGCCGATCGTCGAGGTGTCCGGCCGCACCTATCCCGTCGAAATCCGTTATCGCCCTTTGGAAGTGGTCCTGCCCTCCGATGCCGACGATGACGATCCCGACGACCCCGACCACGAGATCGTGCGCACGCAGATGCGCGACCAGACCGAGGCGATCGTCGATGCGATCCACGAACTCGAATCCGAGCCGCCGGGCGACGTGCTGGTGTTCCTGTCCGGTGAACGCGAAATCCGCGACACCGCAGACGCATTGCGCGACCTGAAGAACACCGAGGTGCTGCCGCTGTACGCCCGGCTGCCGACCGCCGAGCAGCAGAAGGTGTTCGCGCCACACACCGGCCGCCGGGTGGTGCTGGCCACCAACGTCGCCGAGACGTCGCTGACCGTGCCGGGCATCCGCTACGTCGTCGACCCCGGCACCGCGCGCATCTCGCGATACAGCCGCCGGACCAAGGTGCAGCGGTTGCCGATCGAGCCGATCTCCCAGGCGTCCGCGGCGCAGCGCGCGGGCCGATCGGGCCGCGTGGCACCGGGCGTGTGCATCCGGCTGTACTCCGAAGAGGATTTCGAATCCCGGCCCCAATTCACCGATCCCGAGATTCTGCGGACCAACCTCGCCGCGGTGATCCTGCAGATGGCCGCGCTGCAACTCGGCGACATCGAGCAGTTCGGATTCCTCGATCCACCCGATAAGCGCAGCATCCGCGACGGGGTACTGCTGCTGCAGGAACTCGGCGCGTTCGACCGTGACGGCGCGATCACCGATGTCGGCAGGCGGCTGGCACGGCTACCCGTCGACCCGCGGATCGGACGGATGATTCTGCAGGCCGACACCGAAGGATGCGTGCGCGAGGTGTTGGTGCTCGCCGCGGCGCTGTCCATCCCCGACCCGCGGGAACGGCCCACCGACCGTGAGGAGGCGGCCCGCCAGAAACACGCCCGGTTCGCCGACGAGCGCTCCGACTTCATCTCCTACCTGAACCTGTGGCGCTACCTACGAGAGCAACGAAAAGAGCGCTCCGGCAACGCGTTCCGGCGGATGTGCCGCGAAGAGTTCCTGCATTACCTGAGGATCCGCGAGTGGCAGGACCTCGTCGGACAACTGCGCAGCATCGCCCGCGACATCGGCATCCGCGAAACCGACGACGACGCCGACCCTGCCAGCATCCACGCGGCGCTGACGGCCGGTCTGCTGTCGCACATCGGGCTGCGCGAAGGCGATGCGCGGGACTACACCGGCGCGCGCAACACCAAGTTCGTGCTGGCGCCAGGGTCGGTGCTGACCAGGCGGCCACCGCGCTGGGTGGTCGTTGCGGAACTGGTGGAAACGAGCAGGCTGTACGGCAGGATCGCGGCGCGCATCGAACCTGAGGGCATCGAGAAGATCGCCGACCACCTGGTGCAGCGCAGCTACAGCGAACCGCACTGGGAAGCCGAACGCGGCGCCGTGATGGCCTTCGAGCGGGTGACGCTGTACGGCCTGCCGCTGGTGCCGCGCCGCCGCGTCAACTACGCCCAGATCGAACCCGAACTGGCGCGCGAGCTCTTCATCCGGCATGCCCTGGTGGAGGGGGACTGGCGGACCAGGCACCACTTCTTCCGCGACAACGCCCGCCTGCGTGAGGAATTGGAGGAGATCGAGGAGCGGGCCCGTCGCCGCGACCTCATTGTCGGTGACGACGAGATCTACGCGTTCTACGACGCACGTATCCCCGCCGATGTGGTCTCCGCCCGCCACTTCGACGCGTGGTGGAAAAAGCAGCGGCACCGCACGCCGGATCTGCTGACGTTGGGCCGCGACGATCTGCTGCGCACCGAAGATGCCGCCGACGACCGGCCAGACGCATGGCAGGCCGGTGACCTGTCGCTGCCGGTGAGCTACAAGTTCGAGCCAGGCGCCGAGGACGACGGCATCACCGTGCACGTGCCGGTCGAGGTGCTGGCCCGACTCGGCGGCGACGAATTCGCCTGGCACGTGCCTGCGCTGCGCGAGGAACTCGTCACCGCGCTGATCCGATCGCTGCCGAAAGAATTGCGACGCAACTTCGTTCCCGCACCGGATACCGCCCGCGCCGTGCTAGCCAGTCTCGAACCGGGCACCGAACCGCTGCTGCAGTCGCTGCAGCGGGCGCTACAACGGCTGTCGGGGGTGCTGGTCCCGATCGGCGCGTTCGACCTCGACAAGCTGCCGTCGCACCTGCGCGTGACCTTCGCGGTCGAGTCGGCGGACGGCACAGAGGTTGCGCGCGGTAAGGATCTCGGTGCCCTGCAAGACCGACTGGCCGCGCCGACACGACAGGCGGTGGCGGCCGCGGTCGCCGACGGGCTGGAACGCACCGGCTTGCGAGGCTGGCCCGACGACCTCGACGAGTTGCCGCGCGTCATCGAACGCCACACCAGTGGCCACACTGTGCGCGGCTATCCGGCGTTCGTCGACGCAGGCAGGGCGGTGGACGTGCGGGTGTTCGCCACCCAAGCCGAACAGGATGCGGCGATGGGCCCAGGTGTGCGGCGACTGATCCGGCTGACGGTCGCGTCGCCGGTGAAGATGGTTGAGCGACGGCTGAATCCCCGCACCCGACTGTTGCTCGGCTCGAATCCGGACGGCTCGCTCGCCGCGCTGCTCGACGACTGCGCGGACGCCGCGGTCGCGGCGTTGGCACCGACCCCGGTGTCCAACCGCGCCGAGTTCACGGCGTTGGCGCAGCGGGTGGCGGGCGCACTGGCCTCGGCGACGGTGGACATCGTCGGGCGGGTCGAGAAGGTGCTCACCGCGGCCAACGAGGTGCAGGTGGCTATCCCAGCCCACCCGTCGCAGCCGCAAGCCGACGCGGTCGCCGACATCCGCGCGCAACTCGACCGGCTGCTGACCGACGGATTCGTCACCGCCACCGGTGCATCGCGACTCGGTGACCTCGCCCGCTACCTGGCCGCCATTGGTCGCAGGCTGGAGCGGTTGCCGCGGGACGCCGCGGGCGACCGCGACCGGATGCAGCGGGTGCACGCCGTCGAGGACGCGTATGACGAACTACGCCAAGCGCTTTCACCGGCGCGCGTGGCCGCCGAGGACGTCTGCGACATCGGCTGGATGATCGAGGAGCTACGGGTCAGCCTGTGGGCCCAACAACTGGGCACCGCGAGGCCGGTCAGCGAGCAGCGGATCTACCGCGCGATCGACGCGGTCACGCGGTGA
- a CDS encoding carboxylesterase family protein: protein MQQRRLDPPAGPLLADDDGTLLHARGIRYGRAARFAAPQALAPWPDVIDATARGPACPQLSSRLEWVTGPVVDGLAQSEDCQVLSITAPSDADGLPVMVWFHGGAYVSGSGEAPKYDADVLARDGRVVVVRVSYRLGVLGYLSPSGVDNLGLRDQILALQWVRDNIAAFGGDPDNVTVFGQSAGADSVYSLMLCEHTAGLFHRAIMQSAPLGVLTGREAMTAAMRSAAASVTTGEVLDTQTAAAAAAARFGLVSGMPFAPIMGLDPLPPQAQTDARLADAARRIELLIGYTRDDGMPFVAMDRRITRLKRYGPIGRIAERAASAVMTRRAFGKPAHRLADLWRENGGRSATFRVDWAPSPMGACHCIELPLLFDAAAWEGAPMLGGRRVDGLLAESMRRNWTGFAHRGVSGLDSATLRFG, encoded by the coding sequence GTGCAGCAGCGACGCCTCGATCCACCCGCGGGACCGCTGCTTGCTGACGACGACGGCACTCTGCTGCACGCCAGGGGGATCCGATACGGGCGCGCCGCGCGGTTCGCGGCACCGCAGGCCCTCGCCCCGTGGCCCGATGTCATCGACGCCACCGCCCGCGGCCCGGCGTGCCCGCAGCTGTCGTCCCGGTTGGAGTGGGTGACCGGTCCGGTCGTCGACGGTCTCGCGCAGAGCGAGGACTGCCAGGTCCTGTCGATAACCGCGCCGAGCGATGCGGACGGGCTGCCCGTCATGGTCTGGTTCCACGGCGGCGCATACGTATCCGGCAGCGGTGAAGCGCCGAAGTACGACGCCGACGTGCTCGCGCGCGACGGCCGCGTCGTCGTGGTCCGGGTCAGCTACCGGCTCGGCGTGCTGGGCTACTTGAGCCCCAGCGGCGTGGACAACCTCGGACTGCGCGACCAGATCCTGGCGCTGCAGTGGGTCCGCGACAACATCGCTGCCTTCGGTGGCGACCCCGACAACGTGACCGTCTTCGGCCAGTCAGCGGGCGCCGACTCCGTGTACTCGCTGATGTTGTGTGAGCACACGGCCGGCCTGTTCCACCGTGCGATCATGCAGAGCGCGCCGCTGGGTGTGCTCACCGGCCGGGAGGCGATGACGGCGGCGATGCGCTCGGCGGCCGCGTCGGTCACCACAGGCGAAGTGCTCGATACACAGACCGCGGCCGCGGCCGCCGCCGCACGATTCGGACTCGTCAGCGGCATGCCGTTCGCCCCGATCATGGGCCTCGATCCGCTGCCACCTCAGGCGCAGACCGACGCGCGGTTGGCCGACGCGGCGCGGCGCATCGAACTGCTCATCGGCTACACCCGCGACGACGGCATGCCGTTCGTCGCCATGGATCGTCGCATCACTCGGCTGAAACGCTATGGCCCCATTGGCCGTATCGCCGAACGCGCCGCCTCGGCCGTGATGACGCGCCGTGCGTTCGGCAAGCCGGCGCATCGGCTCGCCGACCTGTGGCGCGAGAACGGCGGCCGCAGTGCGACATTCCGGGTCGACTGGGCACCGTCACCGATGGGTGCGTGCCACTGCATAGAACTGCCGTTGCTGTTCGACGCGGCGGCGTGGGAGGGCGCGCCGATGCTGGGCGGTCGTCGGGTCGACGGTCTGCTGGCAGAGTCGATGCGCCGCAACTGGACCGGGTTCGCGCACCGCGGCGTCAGTGGACTCGATTCGGCCACACTGCGGTTCGGCTAG